From a region of the Paenibacillus lutimineralis genome:
- a CDS encoding MerR family transcriptional regulator, with amino-acid sequence MGYKIGEFSIMNKISQRMLRYYDEKGLLTPKKDEANGYRYYSADDIQILNTIKKLRRYHFSIEDIKLMLESDGEVVNAFFQQKITELQEIAQGYANAIEEMKRAVEAEKTINRVQTYPVFQGTSPSFHAICFRETVNEDGLELFMDHLQQSVKQMNPVLCGQHFAIFHTVQEADTELYDVEICQPIDWKKGTDDSRIRFFRESPCISTLHRGSYDSISYAYRALHDWATAGGYPIQGPFIEIYHTDGWVISNEEAFVTEVCVSIGAK; translated from the coding sequence TTGGGCTATAAAATCGGCGAATTCTCTATAATGAACAAAATATCGCAACGGATGCTGAGATACTATGACGAAAAAGGGTTGTTGACGCCTAAAAAAGATGAGGCAAACGGATATCGATACTACTCCGCTGACGATATTCAGATCCTAAACACGATCAAAAAGCTCCGCAGATACCATTTTTCCATAGAGGACATCAAACTTATGCTGGAATCGGATGGGGAAGTAGTCAATGCCTTTTTTCAACAGAAGATCACCGAATTGCAGGAAATCGCCCAGGGGTATGCCAATGCGATTGAAGAAATGAAGCGTGCCGTCGAGGCTGAAAAGACGATAAACCGAGTACAAACATATCCAGTTTTTCAGGGAACAAGCCCATCTTTTCATGCGATATGCTTTCGCGAAACGGTGAATGAAGACGGTCTAGAGCTATTCATGGATCATCTTCAGCAGTCCGTCAAGCAAATGAACCCGGTGCTCTGTGGTCAACATTTTGCGATTTTTCATACGGTTCAGGAAGCGGATACGGAGCTCTACGATGTGGAAATCTGTCAACCCATTGATTGGAAGAAGGGAACGGACGATTCACGAATCCGATTTTTCAGGGAATCGCCTTGTATTAGCACCTTGCATCGAGGAAGTTACGACAGTATCAGCTACGCTTATCGCGCTTTACATGATTGGGCAACCGCAGGCGGGTACCCGATTCAGGGACCTTTTATAGAAATTTACCATACAGACGGATGGGTGATATCCAATGAGGAAGCGTTCGTGACGGAAGTGTGCGTATCGATCGGTGCCAAGTAG
- a CDS encoding GNAT family N-acetyltransferase — MHQKISKNAKFDGGIYMGLKVDLYSLTYDMLDDCVDLFIDTFSKEPWNDVYESRKQVVDFFENHMNNNYFMGYVLKIGDELVGLSLGAKKPYLKGMEYFIDQFCVSEKFQGQGAGSKFLELIESDIKKQGINTIVLTTTKGFPSEKFYIKNGFKTSSNAILLAK; from the coding sequence ATGCACCAAAAGATATCAAAAAACGCTAAATTTGATGGAGGTATATATATGGGATTAAAGGTTGATCTATATTCGTTAACATACGACATGCTTGATGACTGTGTTGATTTATTTATTGATACTTTCTCAAAAGAACCTTGGAATGATGTCTATGAGTCAAGAAAACAAGTTGTAGATTTTTTTGAGAATCACATGAACAACAATTATTTTATGGGTTACGTTCTAAAAATAGGCGATGAACTTGTTGGATTGAGCCTAGGCGCAAAAAAGCCATATCTGAAAGGAATGGAATATTTCATTGATCAATTTTGTGTAAGTGAAAAATTCCAAGGACAAGGAGCGGGCAGCAAGTTTCTAGAGCTTATCGAATCTGACATTAAAAAGCAGGGTATAAACACTATCGTTTTAACAACTACCAAGGGATTCCCCTCTGAAAAATTTTATATTAAAAATGGATTCAAAACATCTAGTAATGCAATTCTTCTTGCGAAGTGA
- a CDS encoding ABC transporter ATP-binding protein encodes MSEKMESRRPARGPMGGPPGMHGPAEKPKDFKNTWGKLILYCKNYMPVIVIALIIAAVGTVLQIIGPDKLKDMTNEITKGLPALINGQPVVGAIDMDAVVNIAILLVFFYASSALLSFVQNYIMATVTAKISKNMRTGISQKINKLPLKYFDKTSYGDVLSRATNDVDTIGQTLNQSIGTMVSAVTMFVGSLIMMFYTNWILALTAIGSTIIGFVLMTVIMSNSKKHFTAQQEGLGEINGHIEEVYSGHNVVKAYNGGKAAKEIFEGINKTLYDSGWKSQFLSGLMMPIMSFIGNLGYLAVCVVGAVLAMNGTISFGVIVAFMLYIRLFTQPLAQLAQAAQTMLRTAAASERVFEFFEEEEMADESEKAKKLANVKGDVEFKHVKFGYDKDKTIIHDFSAMVRAGQKVAIVGPTGAGKTTMINLLMRFYELDGGEILMDGIPTHQTTRENVHEQFCMVLQDTWLFEGTIKENIKYSKQGVTDEEVITACKAVGLHHFIRTLPDGYNTVLNDQASLSAGQKQLLTIARAMIQNAPLLILDEATSSVDTRTERKVQEAMDKLMVGRTSFVIAHRLSTIRNADMILVMKDGDIIESGNHVELLEKGGFYADLYNSQFEVQQAI; translated from the coding sequence ATGAGTGAGAAAATGGAAAGTAGAAGACCCGCCAGAGGACCAATGGGGGGACCTCCCGGTATGCATGGTCCAGCCGAAAAGCCAAAAGATTTCAAAAATACATGGGGCAAATTGATTCTATATTGTAAAAATTATATGCCTGTCATTGTGATTGCACTCATCATCGCGGCTGTTGGTACTGTATTACAAATCATAGGGCCGGATAAATTAAAAGACATGACCAATGAAATTACCAAAGGGCTTCCCGCGCTAATCAACGGGCAACCTGTCGTAGGTGCAATTGATATGGATGCCGTTGTGAATATAGCCATTTTACTCGTATTCTTCTACGCGTCCTCTGCGCTGTTAAGCTTTGTTCAAAACTACATTATGGCAACAGTAACAGCCAAAATATCAAAAAATATGCGGACCGGCATTTCTCAAAAAATCAATAAATTACCGCTTAAATACTTTGATAAAACAAGCTATGGCGACGTACTCAGTCGCGCGACGAATGACGTGGACACTATAGGACAAACGTTAAATCAAAGTATCGGTACAATGGTCAGCGCAGTAACCATGTTTGTTGGCTCTCTGATTATGATGTTCTACACGAACTGGATTCTGGCGTTGACCGCAATCGGTTCTACCATTATCGGTTTTGTGTTAATGACGGTGATCATGTCAAATTCAAAGAAACATTTTACAGCACAACAAGAAGGCCTTGGTGAAATTAATGGCCATATTGAAGAGGTTTATTCGGGACATAATGTTGTTAAGGCCTATAACGGTGGCAAGGCGGCAAAAGAGATATTCGAGGGAATTAATAAAACGCTTTATGACAGCGGCTGGAAGTCTCAATTTCTGTCGGGATTAATGATGCCTATTATGAGCTTTATTGGAAACTTAGGTTATCTAGCCGTGTGCGTAGTCGGAGCAGTACTTGCCATGAACGGGACTATTTCCTTTGGTGTAATCGTTGCGTTTATGTTGTATATACGCCTGTTCACGCAGCCGCTTGCGCAGTTAGCCCAAGCAGCTCAAACGATGTTAAGAACCGCTGCCGCAAGCGAGCGCGTCTTTGAATTTTTCGAAGAAGAAGAAATGGCAGATGAAAGTGAAAAAGCAAAAAAACTTGCTAATGTCAAAGGCGATGTAGAATTTAAACACGTTAAATTCGGCTACGATAAGGATAAAACGATAATCCACGACTTCTCAGCAATGGTCAGAGCAGGGCAAAAAGTCGCAATCGTCGGCCCGACAGGCGCAGGAAAAACGACGATGATTAACCTTTTAATGCGTTTCTACGAGCTGGATGGCGGCGAGATATTGATGGACGGTATACCTACGCATCAAACCACCAGAGAAAACGTACATGAACAATTTTGCATGGTACTGCAAGACACATGGCTTTTTGAGGGAACGATCAAAGAAAACATCAAATACAGCAAGCAAGGCGTCACAGATGAGGAAGTCATTACCGCATGTAAGGCAGTGGGATTGCATCATTTTATACGAACGCTTCCCGATGGGTACAATACCGTATTGAATGACCAAGCAAGCTTATCGGCAGGACAAAAACAGCTTCTTACTATCGCGCGAGCCATGATCCAAAATGCACCGCTCTTGATTCTAGATGAGGCGACAAGCTCGGTCGATACACGCACGGAACGTAAAGTTCAGGAAGCGATGGATAAGCTAATGGTTGGTAGAACATCATTTGTTATTGCACACAGACTTTCGACCATACGCAACGCTGATATGATTCTTGTCATGAAGGATGGCGATATTATAGAAAGCGGCAATCACGTCGAGCTTCTAGAAAAAGGCGGATTCTACGCGGACCTGTATAACAGCCAGTTTGAAGTACAACAGGCTATATAG
- a CDS encoding ABC transporter ATP-binding protein: MIRIFKYLKPKEWIQAVISLVFIVVQVWLDLKLPDYMAEITQLVQTSDSEMSEIWKAGGYMLLCALGSLVSAILVGFFAARIASSFSQRLRSLLFNKVESFSMEEINRFSTSSLITRSTNDITQIQMLVTMGLQIIIKAPIMAVWAVTKIAGKGFEWTLATGVAVLILLVLVAFIMVFVLPKFRKMQTLTDNLTRVARENLTGLRVVRAYNAEDYQEQKFEKANEELTYTNLFTNRAMSVMMPVMSMIMSGLSLAIYWIGAYLINAAEATDRLTLFSNMVVFSSYAMQVIMAFLMLVMIFIMLPRASVSAKRVNEVLDTQPTIKDGHVTEGLQGLKGEVTFNHVSFKYPDAADYVIEDVSFTVKQGETIAFIGSTGSGKSTLINLVPRFFDVTEGEVLIDGVNVKEYSIESLNNKIGYVPQKAVMFKGTVSSNVAYGDNGSAGYNEDEVKRAVQIAQGADFVEKMDDGYNALISQGGTNVSGGQKQRLAIARAVCRKPEIYIFDDSFSALDYKTDRVLRSVLKKETAGVTSMIVAQRIGTIMDADQIIVLDEGKVVGNGTHKELLRDCDVYREIAMSQLSEEELIS; encoded by the coding sequence ATGATAAGAATTTTCAAGTATCTCAAGCCCAAGGAATGGATACAAGCGGTTATCAGTCTTGTATTCATTGTCGTGCAAGTATGGCTTGATTTGAAATTACCGGATTACATGGCTGAAATTACTCAGCTTGTCCAAACGTCAGATAGTGAGATGAGTGAAATCTGGAAAGCCGGAGGTTATATGCTCCTGTGTGCACTTGGGAGTCTTGTGTCCGCTATCCTGGTTGGCTTTTTTGCAGCACGGATTGCATCGTCTTTCTCGCAAAGGCTTCGTAGTCTGCTATTTAACAAGGTCGAATCCTTTTCAATGGAGGAAATAAACCGCTTTTCTACTTCGAGTCTGATTACCCGTTCCACCAACGATATTACGCAGATTCAGATGCTTGTCACCATGGGATTACAAATCATCATCAAAGCACCGATCATGGCGGTCTGGGCCGTTACAAAGATTGCTGGAAAAGGATTTGAATGGACACTTGCGACGGGTGTAGCTGTTTTGATTTTGCTGGTCTTGGTCGCGTTTATTATGGTATTCGTCCTACCGAAATTCAGAAAAATGCAGACGCTCACCGACAACTTGACTCGTGTGGCTAGGGAAAACCTTACAGGCTTGCGCGTAGTTCGAGCTTATAACGCCGAGGATTATCAGGAACAAAAGTTTGAAAAGGCTAACGAAGAACTTACCTACACCAATTTGTTCACTAACCGTGCCATGTCGGTAATGATGCCGGTTATGAGTATGATTATGAGCGGACTTAGCCTTGCAATTTATTGGATTGGTGCCTATCTAATCAATGCGGCTGAAGCAACGGACCGATTGACGCTTTTCTCCAATATGGTTGTTTTCTCATCCTACGCGATGCAAGTCATTATGGCCTTCTTGATGCTAGTCATGATATTCATTATGCTTCCGAGAGCCAGCGTTTCCGCAAAACGTGTCAATGAGGTGCTGGATACGCAGCCGACTATAAAAGACGGTCATGTTACTGAGGGCTTACAGGGATTAAAAGGCGAGGTCACATTCAATCATGTCAGCTTTAAGTACCCGGATGCGGCTGATTATGTTATAGAGGATGTCAGTTTTACAGTAAAACAAGGTGAAACGATCGCGTTTATCGGCTCAACCGGGAGCGGGAAATCAACCCTTATCAACCTTGTACCCCGTTTTTTTGATGTGACTGAAGGCGAAGTACTGATTGACGGCGTGAATGTAAAAGAATATAGCATTGAATCGCTTAATAATAAAATCGGCTATGTGCCGCAAAAGGCAGTCATGTTCAAAGGAACGGTGAGTTCCAACGTAGCCTATGGAGATAATGGAAGCGCCGGTTACAATGAAGATGAAGTTAAAAGAGCCGTACAGATAGCACAGGGCGCGGACTTTGTGGAAAAGATGGACGATGGTTACAATGCGCTGATTTCACAAGGTGGCACAAATGTATCGGGTGGTCAGAAACAACGTCTCGCGATTGCTCGAGCAGTCTGCCGTAAACCTGAAATATATATCTTCGATGATTCGTTTTCGGCCCTTGACTATAAAACAGATCGTGTATTACGCAGCGTGCTGAAAAAGGAAACGGCTGGTGTGACAAGTATGATTGTAGCTCAGCGGATTGGTACCATCATGGACGCCGATCAAATCATTGTATTAGATGAAGGCAAAGTGGTGGGAAATGGAACTCACAAGGAGCTGCTCCGCGACTGTGATGTATACAGGGAAATCGCTATGTCACAATTGAGTGAGGAGGAATTGATATCATGA
- a CDS encoding MarR family winged helix-turn-helix transcriptional regulator, which yields MELAEKYLQSMFLFHKLRPQKRITESMQGELFVLQSVYQHEGEIVPSEISKIMGISSARIAATLNSLEKKGLITRQIDLNDRRRIIIGLTQAGKDMAEKHHEFLMEDTATLLSLLGEDDAVEFVRITSKFAELSKDTDWK from the coding sequence ATGGAGCTAGCTGAAAAGTACCTTCAAAGTATGTTTTTGTTTCACAAGTTAAGACCGCAGAAAAGAATTACCGAATCTATGCAGGGTGAGTTATTTGTCCTTCAATCCGTCTACCAACATGAAGGTGAAATAGTACCTAGTGAAATTAGCAAAATAATGGGTATTAGTTCCGCAAGGATAGCTGCTACCCTAAACAGTTTAGAGAAAAAAGGGCTAATCACCCGTCAGATTGACTTGAACGACCGTAGAAGGATTATAATAGGGCTTACTCAGGCTGGAAAAGATATGGCTGAAAAACACCATGAATTCCTTATGGAGGATACGGCCACTTTGCTCAGTCTTTTAGGTGAAGATGACGCAGTAGAATTTGTCCGTATTACAAGTAAATTTGCAGAATTATCTAAGGATACAGATTGGAAATAA
- a CDS encoding HAMP domain-containing sensor histidine kinase, whose protein sequence is MKEFFKKRLSLAITLVMFVFGVMVSTFLLIGGSVVLLQHIGVISLSDHFAPETRGSNGNHIIPLFILFGLCILLGTALTAFLSKKALNPIRKVIDATHKVAGGDFSVKVDLKGIGELEELSQSFNKMTQELSSIETLRSDFVNNFSHEFKTPIVSLRGFAKLLKENNLSDEERREYLDIIITESERLAALSTNVLTLSKYENLGIVVDKTPFRLDEQIRKSIVLMEPKWSAKEITVNVDLDKVIYSGNEDLTQQIWLNLLDNAIKFTNKGGFIDITLAYENDKIRFVIRDDGSGMDDQTKAHIFDKFYQGDTSHSKTGYGLGLPLVKRIVELCGGSVSVQSQSGKGSIFTVVFPL, encoded by the coding sequence ATGAAAGAATTTTTTAAGAAGCGCTTGAGTCTTGCTATAACATTGGTGATGTTTGTGTTCGGTGTTATGGTGTCAACATTTCTGCTGATCGGAGGGAGTGTTGTCCTATTGCAGCATATTGGAGTTATTTCTCTTTCGGATCATTTTGCACCGGAAACGAGAGGGAGCAATGGAAATCACATTATTCCGTTATTTATACTCTTTGGTCTCTGCATTTTGCTTGGAACTGCACTTACGGCCTTTCTCAGCAAAAAAGCGCTGAATCCCATCCGCAAGGTAATTGATGCCACACATAAGGTGGCTGGAGGTGACTTTAGCGTTAAGGTAGATCTAAAAGGCATTGGAGAATTGGAAGAATTGTCACAGAGCTTTAATAAAATGACACAAGAACTTTCGAGCATTGAAACACTGAGAAGCGATTTTGTCAACAACTTTTCCCATGAATTTAAAACTCCTATCGTCTCTTTACGTGGCTTTGCAAAACTGCTCAAAGAAAATAATCTTTCAGACGAAGAACGACGGGAGTATCTTGACATTATCATAACGGAATCAGAGCGTTTAGCAGCACTGTCCACCAATGTTCTTACTCTTTCAAAATACGAGAATCTTGGAATTGTTGTGGATAAAACCCCGTTCAGGCTGGATGAACAAATTAGAAAGTCAATCGTTTTAATGGAGCCCAAATGGTCTGCAAAAGAGATTACCGTAAATGTGGACTTAGATAAGGTGATTTATAGCGGAAATGAAGATTTGACACAACAGATATGGCTTAATCTTTTAGATAACGCCATTAAATTTACCAATAAAGGTGGCTTTATAGATATTACCCTTGCATATGAAAATGACAAGATTCGGTTTGTTATTCGGGATGACGGATCTGGCATGGACGATCAGACTAAAGCTCATATTTTCGATAAATTTTATCAGGGTGATACTTCTCATTCCAAAACAGGCTACGGACTTGGACTTCCACTTGTAAAACGCATAGTGGAACTTTGTGGTGGTAGCGTTAGCGTTCAAAGTCAATCCGGTAAAGGCAGCATATTTACCGTTGTATTTCCGTTATAA
- a CDS encoding response regulator transcription factor, whose amino-acid sequence MLKILVVEDDTNTRKLMCAVLKQNGFETYGAEDGIIALHLMEQQHFDLVVLDLMMPNMDGYELTRQLRLSWENLPILMVTAKQEPKDKRKGFLVGTDDYMTKPVDEQEMILRIKALLRRAKIASEHKLTVDKVVLDYDALTVSREDKVITLPQKEFYLLFKLLSYPNMIFTRLQLMDEIWGVESETDDHTLNVHINRLRDRFRDWSEFEIVTVRGLGYKAVKKT is encoded by the coding sequence ATGCTGAAAATATTAGTCGTAGAGGATGATACTAACACTAGAAAGTTAATGTGCGCCGTTTTAAAACAGAACGGTTTTGAAACATACGGGGCGGAGGACGGCATCATCGCACTTCATTTAATGGAACAGCAGCACTTTGATTTAGTAGTACTTGATTTAATGATGCCGAATATGGACGGCTATGAGTTAACACGGCAACTCCGGCTTTCATGGGAGAATCTGCCCATCTTGATGGTTACAGCTAAGCAGGAGCCAAAGGACAAAAGGAAGGGTTTTCTTGTTGGTACGGATGATTATATGACAAAACCTGTAGATGAGCAGGAGATGATACTTCGTATTAAGGCACTTCTTCGCAGAGCAAAGATTGCCAGTGAACACAAGTTAACAGTCGACAAGGTCGTACTTGATTATGATGCGCTGACCGTATCCCGTGAAGATAAGGTTATTACACTGCCACAAAAAGAGTTCTATCTATTATTTAAGCTGCTTTCTTATCCGAATATGATTTTTACCCGTCTTCAACTTATGGATGAGATTTGGGGAGTGGAGTCTGAGACCGATGACCACACACTTAATGTTCATATAAACCGCTTGAGGGACAGATTTCGGGATTGGTCAGAGTTTGAGATTGTTACAGTTCGGGGTCTTGGCTATAAGGCGGTTAAAAAAACATGA
- a CDS encoding ATP-binding cassette domain-containing protein translates to MQKLKLEKIKKTYNSGEVVTALKGISLGFRENELVSILGPSGCGKTTLLNIIGGLDRYDSGDLVINGLSTKEFKNSDWDAYRNRSIGFVFQSYNLIGHQTVLQNVEIAMTLSGVSTSERKQRAKQALTEVGLAEHLNKKPNQLSGGQMQRVAIARALVNDPDIILADEPTGALDSHTSIQVMDILKEVAKTRLVIMVTHNGELAEEYSDRIIRFLDGEVQSDSNPIAEAETEKASQQTAKEQKFKKTSMSLITATALSFKNLLTKRGRTLITAFAGSIGIIGVALVLALSNGLSTYMNSMQSDTLSSFPITIGTGEQIIDLTERGPGGLEGNNDAAGYTEYPKDNVMYSYDSEKNSTKHSNIITEDYLNYIGKLETELPNAVNNISYRHGVNINLLAKGQGTAVKFETTSAPSGMGMMMGNNSTYLQELPENNDFVLSQYDLIGEGGRMPAGKNEVVLVVDKYNRIDKAFFEKLGITEDTENYKLTDFIGKTILKVIPNDDYYTRNGDLFTAAAPTDYEKLYDSDTGTKLTITGILRSKEDVSSSYLSPGIAYTTALTADVVEDAQKSEIATVQKDSDKDVMLGTPLDNKAKDNALIMLGADTTPTGINIYPKVYDSKDKVKEYLDQYNDDKSDDNKLIYSDMAEMISSITGTLLDTVTYVLTGFAAISLLVSTIMIGIITYVSVIERTKEIGILRSVGARKKDISRLFNAETLIIGFTAGMIGVGLSYLLEIPINTIISNLAGISGVANLNPLHAAVLVAGSMILTLIAGFIPSRMAAKKDPVVALRSE, encoded by the coding sequence ATGCAGAAACTCAAACTGGAGAAAATAAAAAAAACATATAACAGTGGCGAAGTCGTTACAGCCTTAAAAGGTATATCACTTGGATTTCGTGAAAACGAACTTGTTTCCATACTCGGTCCATCAGGCTGCGGTAAAACCACACTTCTTAATATTATTGGCGGTTTAGACCGTTATGATAGTGGCGATTTAGTTATAAACGGCTTGTCCACAAAAGAATTCAAGAACAGTGACTGGGATGCTTACCGTAACCGTTCTATAGGCTTTGTATTTCAAAGCTATAATCTAATCGGACATCAAACGGTATTGCAAAATGTTGAAATCGCTATGACTCTATCTGGCGTATCCACTTCGGAAAGAAAACAACGGGCGAAGCAGGCTTTAACAGAAGTCGGGCTTGCAGAGCATTTGAACAAGAAGCCGAATCAATTGTCTGGCGGTCAAATGCAGCGTGTTGCCATAGCAAGGGCGCTTGTGAACGACCCCGATATTATCCTTGCGGATGAGCCGACCGGAGCACTTGACAGTCATACCAGTATTCAAGTCATGGATATTTTAAAGGAGGTAGCCAAAACCCGTCTTGTGATCATGGTGACACATAACGGTGAACTAGCAGAGGAATATTCAGACAGAATTATCCGTTTTTTAGACGGTGAAGTTCAGTCGGACAGTAATCCAATTGCGGAAGCTGAAACAGAAAAAGCATCCCAACAAACAGCCAAGGAACAGAAGTTTAAGAAAACCTCCATGTCACTGATAACAGCAACGGCGCTTTCCTTTAAAAATCTACTGACAAAACGCGGCAGAACGCTTATTACGGCATTTGCAGGAAGCATTGGCATTATCGGTGTTGCGCTTGTCTTGGCTCTTTCTAACGGACTGTCTACCTATATGAACAGTATGCAGTCTGATACACTGAGCAGCTTTCCCATCACCATCGGCACAGGCGAGCAAATCATAGATTTGACCGAACGTGGTCCTGGTGGTCTTGAAGGAAATAATGATGCTGCAGGATATACAGAATATCCGAAGGATAACGTTATGTACTCCTATGACAGTGAGAAAAACAGTACAAAGCATAGCAATATCATTACCGAAGATTACCTTAATTATATCGGAAAACTGGAAACTGAATTACCTAATGCAGTCAACAACATTTCCTATAGGCACGGAGTAAACATCAATTTATTGGCAAAAGGACAAGGCACAGCCGTAAAGTTTGAAACAACTTCAGCTCCAAGCGGTATGGGAATGATGATGGGTAACAACAGCACCTACTTGCAGGAGCTTCCTGAAAATAATGACTTTGTTTTATCTCAATATGATTTAATTGGTGAAGGAGGCAGGATGCCTGCAGGAAAAAACGAAGTCGTTTTAGTTGTTGATAAATATAACCGCATTGACAAAGCGTTTTTTGAGAAACTTGGTATTACTGAGGATACCGAAAATTATAAGCTGACCGATTTTATTGGCAAAACAATTTTAAAAGTAATACCGAATGATGATTACTATACTAGGAATGGCGATTTATTCACTGCGGCTGCGCCTACAGATTATGAAAAACTGTATGACAGTGATACCGGAACAAAACTCACAATTACCGGCATTCTGCGTTCCAAAGAAGATGTGTCAAGCAGCTATTTGTCACCGGGGATTGCATATACCACGGCTCTCACCGCAGATGTAGTTGAAGATGCGCAAAAGAGCGAAATTGCAACTGTCCAAAAAGATTCGGATAAGGATGTTATGCTTGGCACTCCTTTAGACAATAAGGCGAAGGATAATGCATTGATAATGCTTGGAGCTGATACCACTCCAACGGGTATCAATATTTATCCAAAAGTTTACGATAGCAAAGACAAGGTAAAGGAATACCTTGATCAATACAATGATGATAAATCAGACGATAATAAACTGATTTATTCTGATATGGCGGAAATGATTTCTTCCATAACAGGAACACTACTTGATACCGTAACTTATGTTTTGACCGGATTTGCTGCTATTTCTCTCTTGGTTTCCACAATTATGATCGGTATCATAACGTATGTTTCGGTAATTGAGCGCACCAAAGAAATCGGCATCCTTCGCAGTGTGGGTGCACGTAAAAAAGACATTTCAAGGCTATTTAATGCGGAAACGCTAATTATAGGATTCACGGCAGGAATGATTGGGGTAGGTCTTTCATATCTGCTTGAAATACCGATCAATACCATTATATCTAATCTGGCAGGAATCTCTGGAGTTGCAAACCTTAACCCGCTTCATGCAGCAGTGCTGGTTGCGGGAAGTATGATACTGACCTTAATTGCAGGATTTATTCCATCAAGAATGGCTGCAAAGAAAGATCCAGTTGTTGCACTTCGAAGCGAATAG
- a CDS encoding GyrI-like domain-containing protein, translated as MAKLKKIEFVDFGPYKMVGKEIRTKIENFNPIYPSKYPTIPSLWKQCFSNGTFDILENMTEYCPAETPNGYEGYIRDFNKEDETFTYVAGFLMKANTPVPDGYAAYDIPACTIAKTWIEGEEHDIYPNAHQLMMEAIHRNGYEVDWQNYFSCEVYTDQRFGIPQKRGQKVLILDFYMPIKQR; from the coding sequence ATGGCCAAATTGAAAAAAATTGAATTTGTTGATTTTGGTCCGTACAAGATGGTTGGAAAAGAAATTAGAACCAAGATTGAAAACTTTAATCCTATTTACCCATCAAAATATCCAACAATTCCATCGTTGTGGAAACAATGCTTTTCCAACGGCACATTTGATATTCTTGAAAACATGACTGAATATTGTCCTGCCGAAACGCCGAATGGTTATGAGGGGTACATAAGAGATTTCAATAAAGAGGATGAAACCTTTACTTACGTTGCCGGCTTTTTAATGAAAGCTAATACACCTGTTCCCGATGGGTATGCAGCATATGATATACCAGCTTGCACCATTGCAAAAACATGGATTGAGGGCGAAGAGCATGATATTTACCCAAATGCACATCAACTGATGATGGAAGCCATTCATCGAAATGGATATGAAGTAGATTGGCAAAATTACTTTTCATGTGAAGTTTATACTGATCAAAGATTTGGAATCCCCCAAAAACGTGGACAAAAAGTACTGATACTTGATTTTTATATGCCGATTAAGCAAAGGTAA
- a CDS encoding GyrI-like domain-containing protein: MNYRIEKKPGFSTAGFKNCVNNDHAFNSIPKIWQEARQNGIGDKLLGLMGENSEKVPKGILGILSGGDWGKNDAFFYYLAVPYEKETPADMEKLNFPKSQWVIFEAQNPADLISAWKRLYTDWVPTSDYVLADLPAVECYYPPGHHPQNELWIPITSKGR; this comes from the coding sequence ATGAACTACAGAATTGAAAAAAAACCTGGGTTTTCAACTGCAGGTTTCAAAAATTGCGTGAATAATGATCATGCGTTCAATTCCATACCTAAGATCTGGCAAGAAGCACGACAGAATGGCATTGGTGACAAACTACTTGGTTTAATGGGTGAAAACTCTGAAAAAGTACCTAAAGGCATACTGGGTATTTTATCCGGAGGTGACTGGGGTAAAAATGATGCTTTCTTCTATTACTTGGCTGTTCCATATGAAAAAGAAACTCCTGCGGATATGGAAAAGCTGAATTTCCCTAAAAGTCAATGGGTCATATTTGAAGCCCAAAATCCTGCCGATCTCATAAGCGCTTGGAAGCGTCTGTATACGGATTGGGTTCCTACATCAGATTATGTACTGGCAGACTTACCAGCAGTTGAATGCTATTATCCTCCAGGACACCATCCTCAAAATGAACTATGGATTCCTATTACTTCGAAAGGAAGATGA